In Rana temporaria chromosome 3, aRanTem1.1, whole genome shotgun sequence, a single window of DNA contains:
- the RNF44 gene encoding RING finger protein 44 isoform X1, translated as MRPWELAVTRWPPSAPINQRRFLGPCSAPAHLRRSPPVRRQWGRRDRPQQSIVGQDDSSLWAALFPVDEHRVYALTSTPPRMLHPTSHSTQQTPFMVDLHEQVHQGPVPLSYTVTTVTQGFPLHAGQHIPGCSTQQLPACSVMFSSQHYPLCCLPPPIIPGCTMQQLPVSYQPFPPLLSSEHYILHPHPPLPPHQPPHLASLTPFVTVQPQRVPLQRIDNELELRGDQHHMGNFPFHHSHPVPAIPHSAPMHYLSHDALHQELSFPVPYAHLMPRRINAQRYRLQQPLPPPALPPSYYPSFLPYFLSMLPVSPTSVGPAISLDLDVDDVEMENYEALLNLAERLGEAKPRGLTKANIEQLPSYRFNLESHQSEQTLCVVCFSDFESRQLLRVLPCNHEFHAKCVDKWLKSNRTCPICRADASEAHRDGE; from the exons ATGCGACCATGGGAGCTGGCAGTGACTAGGTGGCCTCCTTCAGCGCCCATTAACCAGCGGAGGTTCTTGGGACCCTGCAGCGCCCCAGCACACCTCAGGCGAAG CCCTCCAGTGAGGCGTCAGTGGGGAAGGAGGGACAGACCCCAACAGAGTATCGTCGGTCAGGATGATAGTTCCTTGTGGGCTGCCTTATTTCCTGTAGATGAACATAGAGTTTACGccctcaccagcactccaccacgAATGCTCCACCCCACTTCACACTCCACTCAGCAAACACCATTCATGGTTGACCTTCATGAACAG GTGCACCAGGGACCTGTCCCTCTTTCATACACTGTTACAACGGTAACTCAAGGTTTCCCTTTGCACGCTGGGCAGCACATCCCAGGGTGCAGCACGCAGCAGCTGCCAGCATGTTCTGTCATGTTCAGCAGCCAGCACTACCCACTTTGCTGCCTGCCTCCTCCA ATCATACCAGGGTGCACCATGCAGCAGCTTCCTGTCTCGTACCAGCCATTTCCTCCGCTCTTATCCAGCGAACATTACATCTTGCACCCTCACCCACCGCTGCCACCACACCAGCCGCCTCATTTGGCCTCTCTGACCCCATTTGTTACAGTGCAACCACAGAGAGTG CCACTGCAGAGGATAGACAATGAGTTAGAGCTTCGAGGGGACCAACATCACATGGGCAATTTCCCATTCCACCACTCTCACCCtgtgcctgcaataccccattcAGCGCCCATGCATTACCTCTCCCATGATGCACTGCACCAGGAGCTATCCTTTCCAGTG CCATATGCCCATTTGATGCCACGGCGAATAAATGCTCAACGATATCGGCTGCAGCAACCACTTCCACCTCCTGCACTGCCCCCTTCATATTATCCCAGCTTTCTCCCCTACTTTCT TTCCATGCTTCCTGTATCTCCCACTTCTGTTGGCCCAGCAATCAGTTTGGATTTGGATGTGGACGATGTGGAAATGGAGAACTATGAG GCATTGCTTAACTTAGCTGAACGCTTAGGAGAAGCAAAACCTCGTGGACTCACCAAAGCCAACATTGAGCAGCTTCCATCATACCGCTTCAACCTTGAGAGCCACCAGTCTGAGCAGACATT GTGCGTGGTGTGCTTTAGTGACTTTGAAAGTCGGCAGCTTCTTAGAGTGTTACCTTGTAACCATGAGTTCCATGCAAAATGTGTTGACAAGTGGCTCAAG tccaACCGCACATGTCCCATCTGCCGGGCTGATGCCTCTGAAGCTCACAGAGATGGGGAGTGA
- the RNF44 gene encoding RING finger protein 44 isoform X2, translated as MLHPTSHSTQQTPFMVDLHEQVHQGPVPLSYTVTTVTQGFPLHAGQHIPGCSTQQLPACSVMFSSQHYPLCCLPPPIIPGCTMQQLPVSYQPFPPLLSSEHYILHPHPPLPPHQPPHLASLTPFVTVQPQRVPLQRIDNELELRGDQHHMGNFPFHHSHPVPAIPHSAPMHYLSHDALHQELSFPVPYAHLMPRRINAQRYRLQQPLPPPALPPSYYPSFLPYFLSMLPVSPTSVGPAISLDLDVDDVEMENYEALLNLAERLGEAKPRGLTKANIEQLPSYRFNLESHQSEQTLCVVCFSDFESRQLLRVLPCNHEFHAKCVDKWLKSNRTCPICRADASEAHRDGE; from the exons ATGCTCCACCCCACTTCACACTCCACTCAGCAAACACCATTCATGGTTGACCTTCATGAACAG GTGCACCAGGGACCTGTCCCTCTTTCATACACTGTTACAACGGTAACTCAAGGTTTCCCTTTGCACGCTGGGCAGCACATCCCAGGGTGCAGCACGCAGCAGCTGCCAGCATGTTCTGTCATGTTCAGCAGCCAGCACTACCCACTTTGCTGCCTGCCTCCTCCA ATCATACCAGGGTGCACCATGCAGCAGCTTCCTGTCTCGTACCAGCCATTTCCTCCGCTCTTATCCAGCGAACATTACATCTTGCACCCTCACCCACCGCTGCCACCACACCAGCCGCCTCATTTGGCCTCTCTGACCCCATTTGTTACAGTGCAACCACAGAGAGTG CCACTGCAGAGGATAGACAATGAGTTAGAGCTTCGAGGGGACCAACATCACATGGGCAATTTCCCATTCCACCACTCTCACCCtgtgcctgcaataccccattcAGCGCCCATGCATTACCTCTCCCATGATGCACTGCACCAGGAGCTATCCTTTCCAGTG CCATATGCCCATTTGATGCCACGGCGAATAAATGCTCAACGATATCGGCTGCAGCAACCACTTCCACCTCCTGCACTGCCCCCTTCATATTATCCCAGCTTTCTCCCCTACTTTCT TTCCATGCTTCCTGTATCTCCCACTTCTGTTGGCCCAGCAATCAGTTTGGATTTGGATGTGGACGATGTGGAAATGGAGAACTATGAG GCATTGCTTAACTTAGCTGAACGCTTAGGAGAAGCAAAACCTCGTGGACTCACCAAAGCCAACATTGAGCAGCTTCCATCATACCGCTTCAACCTTGAGAGCCACCAGTCTGAGCAGACATT GTGCGTGGTGTGCTTTAGTGACTTTGAAAGTCGGCAGCTTCTTAGAGTGTTACCTTGTAACCATGAGTTCCATGCAAAATGTGTTGACAAGTGGCTCAAG tccaACCGCACATGTCCCATCTGCCGGGCTGATGCCTCTGAAGCTCACAGAGATGGGGAGTGA